Genomic segment of Microcebus murinus isolate Inina chromosome 14, M.murinus_Inina_mat1.0, whole genome shotgun sequence:
ACGGCCCTTCGCTGAGCCCTGGCTCTCTCCGCTTTAATTCCTAGATCACCTGTTACCTGATCTAGAATCAGCCGGACGCAGGGAGAGCGGTTTGGGGCCGCAGCCTACACAGGCTTCATGGAAACAGGTAAGGAAAGGCCCTGCAGCCTCGCGACCTCTCCGCCAAGAGATCCTAGAAGTCCTGTCTCTAGTGTGCCCCCTAAATGCAGCCAAGGGTGAGAGAAGACTCTGGAACCAGTCCCCACAAATGTCCAGGCGCTGCACCATGACGGTGCAGTTCCTTccgcgcccccgccgcgcccAGGTTATTAAGTAAAGCGCTTATAATATCATTAGCTGCGGTGAGTTACCGACTGTGGCCCTGCCCGTGGCAGAACTCTCCCTACTTAACTCCTCGAAGGGCTTGTTAATGGGCTAATTGATTAGGAGTCGGCAGCGCagccggggcaggggcaggagagggggcggAGGCCAGGGGTTATGCGTCGCGGCTCGGGAGGCCGGCGAGGGGCAGGTGCCGGCCTCCGTCACCGCATTAACCTCTTCAGGGCTCGGCGGCAGGGTCGAGACACATTACAAATGGTCAGCTTTAATCATGGTGTCAGCTCATTAACCCAGAAGGACCTGGTGCTGAAATACAATTTGTGCGTCCTCCTCCGCGCGGCGGCGGCGCAGGCTACCCAGCCACATCTCAGCCGGTCCCGCGCGCTCCCGCGCGGTAAGGATATAGACGGGAGGTTCTGGGAAAGAAATGTAGGACTCTGAAGCCCTCTTGGCCTCGCAGGCACCCAGAGTTGTCTCCCCAGCCAGGGCAAGGCAGCTCCAGGGGGAATTTGGCCCGCCaactggggggtgggaggggcagagtAGGCCACCCTGCAGGGGAAGGAAgcctgggtggggatgggggttgTCTGAACCTTTCTGAGCTAGTAAACACTTGGTGCCGGGACAGGCTGGGAGCTCCCCATCGCTCTTCATTGTCATCCACACAGCTAAACGTGATGCAGATCTTTTCCCCCAATGtacaggcagggaaactgaggccccagggaCAAAAAAAAGTGACTAACCCAGGCAGAGAAAGCAAGATTGATGCTTAAGGTTGTTCCACTGCCAATACCACTCACTtgggaggagtgggggagggggaggagaggagcaggCACTGGCATTGAGCTTGGAGGATGGCTGCGAGGAAGACTATACTAACCTCTGCCATCACTAGGACGGAAGGAGCGGGTATATGGGCGGGGCGAGAGCCCAAGGAGTTGACCTCAGTGCGGGGACTGTCCGAGGTAGCTAGGGGTCTCGGAGAAGCAGTTCCCAAGCCCTGGATCAACAAGAGACTGCGGAGCCCATGAGGGGAACCTGGCTTGAGCGCTCTAAACCAGGAAATTACGAAggcttgcccccccccccccccccgcttctcctccccagcctcagaaCGAGTTTGGGAAGTCGGAAGAAACCATCGGGCTTTGTATTCCTCCTGCCCCATCCCCTAATCGTGTCCAGGATCTGATTGGCGCGGAGTTGTTTCCTCGTGCACGCGCTTGCATAACCGCTTACGCAGTCTCACACATTATTCGGCAAACCTTCTCTGAGCTCCTGCTAGTGAGCGTGTCACACACACTCTCCACTGAGCGGGGAAGTGATGGTGGTGGGCGCAGGGCCGGGGCACCCggactcccagctctgcctctcgaCTGGCTGCAGCTGGGATGGGGGTGTCCCGCCCCTGGAGCACCCACAGCAGTCACACCGCAGGCAGGGACCGGGAGTACCCAGACGCGACCTTCCCCGCCACCCTTTTTAGGCATACCCGGATCTCTGAGACTTTACGCAGAGCTCAGAGGCCCAGACGCCCTCTCCTGGGCCCGGCGCAGCTGCAAAACTCACTCCCAGGAACCCTCGGTTCGTGGAACCACTACCCACAGACACCCGTCTCTCTGCGGGAAAGTGTGGCAATCCTTCAAAGTCGGTACTGCCCCCACACCCTGCCCGTCCTCCTGGTCTTGGGGTAGCTCCGCCCCGCCGTGCTCCACTCTGTGGAATAGCCTACACGCTGCAGGATTGCCACCCCCACACTCGCTCTCATGGGAATTAGGCATCCAAGGAATGATAAACTTTCCTAGACTGAAAGAACGCTTAAAGTTTAGGTCCCGAGATTATGCCGCTGCTCAATATTAAAGCGGCCCAGAGCAAACTTGCCGAGGAGCCTAATAAAAATTGATCCTCTCTGCTCTGCGGCAGTTGGGAAATAGGCTGGCTGAGCCGGGTAATAGTGGAAGAAGGCTCCCTCCGAAATGACAGATGAAGTCATAAACAAGTTTGATCTTGGAATCAAGCTTCGATAAATATTAAACACAGTCTGCCCCCCCCCTTTACGCCAGTGGATTATGATATATGGCGCGTCCAaactttaaaataaggaaataccaGAGAAAATGATCTCAATAAATTTTCTAAGTATAAACGTTGATTATGTTTCGATTTTCATTCAAGGGCCTCTGCCGTTCGTTCTTTGGTGCAAATGACATCTTGCAATAGGCTTTTGGGGAAAAGGGCTCCCTATTTGAAAAAGAGAGCCCCAGAGGTGTACAATTTATGTAATCTGTGGCTGGAAAATGAATTGTGTAATTTATTGGAAAACAGAAAGTCATGAAGATTGGATCAGCATAGCCGAGTCCCGACACCCCCCCTCCCACATCCATCAAGTTCCAATTAACAGCCTAACCAGAGAGCTTTAATGGGTTTCCAATCTAGTGGCCTGATAGACTCATCAATTCCTCTgggagaaattaagaaaatcGACCGCCCCTTGGCGACGCAGTGTCATTCCTTTCTGCAACTATAtgtcaaattaaaaacacaattaaaatttaaactgttTCAATCAAAGGGTGCCCTGCAACCTATGTTTCACTTAATAGAACTTTGATGAAAATCTGATGCGTGCACTCCATCACCAAGGGGGGCGGAGGGCGGCGAAGGAGCTCTTGAGAAAAGGggattctttatatttctttaagacATTAGAGCTTGGGTGAGGCACACCAGGTGACTCCACCTCGCCGCTTCTGCCTCAGTGATGGGCGCAACTCGCTCTCCTCCGCGTTCTCGGGCTAGCTCTACACCTCCCCCCAAGCTCCTTTTTCTCTCCACCCGCCGCACCCGGAAAGGATCCTTTTGAAACCTCTGTAATCCAAACTTTAGGCAGTTTTGCCCTGGAGACACATCGCCTGGAGCAGCAGCCAAAGAAGGGACCTGGGCGAGTGCACCAGTGCGCACCCGCAGGGACTTGCGAGGAGGCGCGCTGTTGTCTGCAGCTGACAGACACTCTAGCGGGTCCCGGGGCGGACTGATGGGGAAGGTTCCCGGGCGTGTCAACGGGCCCCAGTGAAGATTAGGGTCGCCTTGCAGGACCCGATTCCCCACGTCAGCCGCCGCTCCCCTTTCCCTATGCCTTCAGGGCACTCCGCAGGAGGGACACGCAAGGGTTGGGGGGCGCTGGCGCGGCCCAAATCTCAACCCAACACCCTGGTCGGAGGCAACCGGCAGTGCTTAATAGTACACTCCACCTAGTTTACCTTCGcggctctttcctttcctctaccACCCCCTCCCCAACCATTTGCAGGTCAAAAGGTCAGCACCTTCCTCCCTACAGGCCGGGAGGAGCACACACAGGCGAGCACACTTCCAGACGCGGACGCTCAGACGCAAGGGATCGCTCGCACTCGAAAGCTGGGGAGGGCCTGAAAGCAGGGCGGGGTGGCGGGCAGCGAGTGGCCAGGAAGCGGAGAGGAGGAGCCGTCAGGATGGCTCCAGCGAGGCCACGTGTGTGTGCTGGGGCGGGTGTTGACCCCGGCTCGGCCTGGCTGCACTTTGGACCCCAAGCGGGGATTTTTATGAGGCTCACGGTTCTTGCACCCTGAGCGGGTCGCGTGTGACCCAGTAGACGGGTCTTTTCCTAGCTGCTTTGCGGAGGCCAAGTTTGGATCGCTAAGGGGAAGAGATGATTGGGCCGCGGGACATGAACGACCCGAAGAAGCGGAGCAAAATGGAATCttggaggagggcagggcagcgCTGAGCAAAAGCTTGGGTCTCATAGGGGCTCTCCGGGGTTCAGGAGCCCTGCACGCGCAAAGGGGCGGAAGCTGGAGAGAGCTGCTTTGACCCAGGCGGCGGAACACAGCGAGGCCTCTCCAAAGCATTCAAAGATCGCAGGCCGTGCAGCCCTCCGGGCCCCCAGGGCTCTGACCCTCACCCCCATCTCCCAGGCCCCAGCTGGCCCAGCGTGCGGCCGCGGAGAGGAAGCAAATCCCACCAGTCTTTCcgtctcctcctccttctcccacctCTACCTTCAGCCTCTCAGCCCCAGAGGCGCGCGCTCTGGGATTCTCACCGCATAGCCTCAGGCTCTGACGCGCCGGGAGCCGGTTGAGGGGGCGTCTCGGCTCAAAATGAGCGACCAGTGGCGTGGGGGGGTCAGTTTATATCTGTCTTGCTGTTGTTTGATGTATACACACCCGCTCTATTTACtaccaaataaaagaaatacatctgTGTTGCCAACAAAAACAGTTCGAGTGCTGACTCTATGGTCTCTTAGGGCCCGGAGGCGCTCAGACCTGCAGAGCGCGGCACCGTGGGGACCCCCGCTCCGAAAAACGTCCCAGCCCATAGGCCTATGAGGGTACGCAGTGGGGTGGTGGCCGGGTCCACCAGTTTATCCCAGATGGCTGGTGAGGAGTGAGCTCCGAGCATCCCTGCAGGGAGGATGTTCAGGCTTCCAGCAGCAGAGGAGGGAGTGCCACCTCACTCCCTGTCCAGTAATTTCCCAGGGTTCTTCCCAGTTTGCCTTAGCCTGGAGCCATCGGAGAAAACCAGCTGCCCAGGGTCACCTCAAACAAGGTGTGCTGACTATCCATGCCTGTGCCTCAGTGATGGCGGTTATGCTAAACACATTTTGTGGGTGGGAGTGCTAGCAGCCTGCCGATCCGGTGTCTCTTAGGAGGTGTAGAATACgcttgtgtgtggtgtgtgttatGTCAGGTGTGTGTCccgtgtgtctgcatgtgtgtctGTCTGGATGAAGCAGAAAGAATTTAGCCTTGAAGGGGAGATCATTCCCACTGACCCAAAGATTAAATTTGGGTGCGGATGGGTGAGAATCTGAAGTTAGGATAGGCTCAGAAAAGGCTGGGTTCCACAATCTGAAGGAGGGGTGAGATGACAGAATCAAGAGTGTCAGCTCAGCATTCTAGGATAGGGGACAGGGGATGGCCAAGAGGAATTTTGTGTAGgcaccttccctcctcctttctaaAAGCCCGGTTTTGGTGAGTGGTTCCAGCGGCTCTCCACAACCTTTGCGGAGACAGTGAGGAGGTGGGGCCGTGCTGGTGGGGGAAGCAGGTGACAGCCAGCTCTGGAGAGGTGACACTCCCACCCAGTGCTTTCTTGGCCTCTCCAAACAGGAAGGCCTCAGAAAGACTTGCAGTCCAGCTTAGGATGCTTCCTTCTGAGACCGGCGTCTGTACCCCTGATCCTTGCACCGGGCACAACTCCTTCTCTTGCACTGGGAAAATACTCGACCTTGACAGGGGGGGAAGGAGACGTTTCCCACCCCAGCGGGCTTCTAGACTCACACTGCCTCCAGCCCTGTAGCCAAATGTCGCCATCCCCCTTCCTCAGGGTGTGCACTTTGGCTCTGGGGAGGGACCCACAGCTCCCGGACAGCCGGGCTCCCCAACAGGAGGGAAAAGGAGGCCAGGGGGAGCAGGACAAAGGATACGCTGTGCTTGTGGAGAACTAGTTATTTCTTGACTTTGTAAAGACCGGGTCAGTCAAGAACCGTTTTCTAGAATCCAAACACAAATAAAGAAGTATTTTCTTGGCGTTTGATAACATCGTGTTCTGGCTGTAAAATCTAAGAATGTGTTTGCTATtgcaacattatttttaatgagctGTTATTGGCCTGTCCCGCGGTTAGTATTGCCAACAGTAAAAGGCATCACTATGTTTGTAGGTTACACAAGGAACAACATATTTTGACCCcgaatttctgtttatttttcatttgtgacaCATGCCCTCGTTTTTATTCCAAACCAGAGGGAAATAAAGGGAGATCTATCTTCACTGGGGTCCAGGCTAAATTTTTGCCATAAATACGCATGCTGGTTTATTTGGGGGCCAGTTTTCCATCAACAGAAAACGATACTCGACGTTTCAGCCACAGTAGAATCAATTGTGTCGATTGAATTTGAAGAGCCTGGCAGCGCACGGGAGAGGTGAGGGAGCGCGTGCATGCGCTCCCCAGCGGTCGCGCCCTGCCGCGTGCTCTCCGGAATCTTTCCAGCCTCCGGGTTTCTCATCTCCCCCTTTTGGCTCCCCAGCTTCAAACATGCCCTGCCAGGAGTTGTGCGTGCACACCCCCCAGCTTAAAGACAGGCGGCCTCACGGGGTTGGCAAGGGGCGTCCAAGCACCTGCTGCTGTCGAGCGGACTGGCCCTCCCAGGCGGTAGCGGCGAGCAGTGCCTCCACAGGCTGCTGCGGACCAACAGTGCTACGGCCCGGCGCCCGGCAGTGGTGCGGGCGGGCGTGGCGATCGCTGCGCTTCCAGAACAGAGACCGGGGATCTAGAGATGCCGCCCTCCAGGTGTTAGGCACTGGCGGTCAGAGAAGGGCCTCGCAAGGAGGGGACCAGGTCCGCTCTGTTTCTGCTGCGCAGCTGGGTGGCCTCTGTTCCCCGGCACTTGGCACATCAGGACAGTGCCCGTCCCCAAGCCGCCCCCAAACCACAGTTCCGCAAGCCCTGCAGCAGTGTCCCTGTCCTGGAAGTGGGAGCCACCGTCCCTAGCGCCCGTTAGCATCCCCGgagttgccctctcccagccggACTTGGTGATCAGCCGGTGGCAGCAGCTAAAGCTCTAAGCTCACTCTAAGCtcactcccttcttccctccGCCACCACCCCAGGTGCAACCAGAGCGCACCACGCTCTTAGCCGGTGGAGGAGTGCTCTGGGATGCCCTGCCCAGAAGCCCTCAGCTCTGGAAGGAACCGTGGCTTGGGAAGGGAAAGCGAGGCTGCAGCCCTGCGTTCAGAAACACCAGCTGTCTCCGGTATTTCGCCTCTCTCGGCTGTTGCTTTGCCGAATTTCAAAAACCAGATAAGCCTAGGTCCTCACCCCGTCCGCCCCACATTCTTCCCTGCTCGCTGGGCGTTTCAAGTCGCGGAAGATACTGGGGAGAGATCGCCCCTGGTCGCGAACAAAGCGGCCTCTGTCTCCGCCCGCCTCCTGGGTTCTAGCGCTGTGCGTCCCGGGCGGACTTAGCGAGCTCAGGGGCAGCCGGCGAGCAAGAcagaaaagagttctggagacaCCTGCTCTGGGAAAAATCGTCCAAAGTTACACACTCTGGCAACACGAAAGGCTtcgcttttcttttctttttaattaattcaatttcACGACAACATTAAGTGTAAcaatattttgtggttttttttttctttttcttaaaaagggaCTGAACCCGGGCAGATGAGGGAAACAAACTATCTGAGAACAACAGGTGTAGCTGACAGAAAGAAACAGATTGGGTAACAGAGCCAGGAGCCCCAGGGAGTTCGAGGGTGAACTTTACAAGGAACCTGTACATTTATCAAATAAGTTAAAATTCTCCTAAATTGATTGTCCTTCACTTAAAGCGCTCCAGTATGCCTAACTTACTCCTTTGAGAATCGCTACCTATGCtcgtttccttccttcccctctttcccttgcctaattttttctttcgAAATGAATGATCGTGATTATTCAGTGGAAAAGCCCGTTCCCCTCGGTGGAGGAGGAAACAGGGCTCTCAGGAAATTGTGTACAATATTGCACAGGTCAAAGCACAACAATTActgcagaataaaaaaaaaggtaggggGAGAGgataaaacaaaagatttttttaaaatattgaaatcactCTCTCAAAAAAGGGAACAAAGTAAtaacagtaatattaataataatttaccaAGTGAAATTCTCCAAATAAATGCTACTAATAAATAAGACCACTCAAACCCGGCCAGAAGTGGAGCTGTTTCAATAGTCAGAGTTCTGATTTTTGCCTGTCTTGTCTTTACCCTTTAAACTCTTAGAATTCTTAGGTCACAAAAGGAGAAAGATGAAGAGGTTAATTGCAACAGACCTCTGCCAGAGAGAGCGGCCTGCATCGGGATTCTTATGAGAGGCTGCTCAGATACTGAAAATCTTGGAGGATAACTGATTGGGGGTGGGAGAACAAACACATCCAGAAATAAAAGTACTGCCATATGAATACTTCCTCTCTTTGGATTCTGAAAATAGTTCTGAAGAACACGGATAAATGAGAGGAATTCGGGTTTTGCGCttattttcattctataaaaataaaaccaaaagccaCAGAGCAATGCAAATTTGGGGGGAGGGCTGCACATTTTACGAAAGCTTTTAGCTGAAATATTTGACCTGGGAATTTTGTCTTTTCCCTGCTTTCTCTTAATATAAGCCAAAATCAAAAGAGGGGAAGCGCCTCAAATCCATTAGGGATGAATTGCACGAAAATGCATTGCAAATACTTACAAAACACTACCGGTTAGGGGAGGGGAGGTCGGGGCAGTGTGCCGAAGCCCGGGTTCCCGAAGGCCGCTGGACATCTCGGCGCCCTCggcccagcccagtctcctccgGGTCCGGCAGCGGGCCGggctttccctccctctcccctctcggGCCTCAGACCGGCCGTAGAAGCGGCACGGACGAGACCACCGGGTGCGAATAGTAGACGGGATGCGGGAAGGTGAGCAGTGGCTGGCTGACCGGCACTGGGGCCCCTGCGGCCGCGGCCGCCGCGCCCTCGGCCGCTGAGTTCTCGTGGTACAGGATGGGCACCCGCACGATGCGCTGCGCGGCGGCATGGCTCAGGTTGGCCGCCTCCAGCTCCGCCGCCAGCTGCCGCTTCCACTTGTTGCGGCGGTTCTGGAACCAGATCTTGACCTGCGTCTCGGTGAGGTGCAGCGACGCGGCCAGGCCGGCGCGCTCGGAGCTGCTCAGGTAGCGCTTCATGTCGAAGGTGGACTCGAGCTGGAAGACCTGGCTGCGCGAGAAGACAGTGCGCGTCTTCTTCTTGCGGCACGCGGGCTTCTTCTCCGGACTCTCGGCGCCCTTCTTCCAGTCCTCTGAGCCCGGCGTCGCCGCCGCTGTCCCTACATTCGCCCCAGCCGCGCCTGGCGCCGCCTCGCCCTCCTTCTTGCCTTCCTCGGAGTCGCTCTCCTCCAGAATGATCTCGTCCGGGCTCTTGGAGTCCAGCTCCTTGTGGTCGGGGTCGGCCTTGAGCAGCGGCTCCGGGGAGTCGCGGTCTGTGCCCGAAGCGGGGGAGGAGTCGCGCAGGAGGGCCTTCTCGGAGGctggagagacacagacagacggacgcacacacacgcacaccgaCATAGCCTTGAGCGAGGCTCGGCGCCTGGGGGCCGCAGGCTCAACCTGCGCCAGCCTCCAGGCCCCAGGCCTTGAGGCCTCGCCCAGTCCTCGACCTCCCCTTTCCCGGGCTACAGTAAGGGTGCCACGTTCTGGGATCCCCCTCCTCCCGAGGACAGGCGACCAGATGGCAGCGCGGCCACTTCCATTCCCTCAGCTCCCCAGCCAGGGGCCCGGGAGCTATTAGCCTTCAGCTTGGGCCCGGCCGGATCGCCCCCTGCTTCCTGGTGGTGTCCCAAGCCCCAACTGTCCGAAGCCTCCCCATTCATGCCCAAAGCCACTTTTCTGGGGAAACGCCCGCGACCCGGGCTCCAACACCACTTCTTTTCTCACCAAGTGGGATTGGATTCCCGGGCAGCTATACCCAGCGCACGGACAGGAGATGCAGGCCAGGGGCCGGAGGAAGTTGGCCAAACAGCGGGTTTGCAGGTGCTAGGTCCCAGGGCTGCGATGGGAAGCAGCGCGGGGCGGGGATGGGACTGGCGCGCAGGGGGACAACCAAAGTTCAAAGAGAGGTCGGTACCTTCAGGTCTCGGGAGGTGGCCGCCGGCGGGGGTCAGGGTGTAGGGGTACCACCAGGCCGGGGAGCGCTCCAGGTAGTGCGCAGGCAGGGCAAACCTCTGCGCCGGGATCTCAAAGCGGGGGAAAGCCAGGTCGCCCACCTGCGAGAGCGCGAAGCCCGCGGCGCCCTCCAGAGCCCCCTTGGCCGccgcggcggcagcggcggcggcggcggcggcggctgaggCCGGCGCGAAGAGCGTCCGTGGGGGCGGCTGCGGTTTAGGGGCTGGCCGGTGGTGGTCTCCGTTGAGCAGGTTCTTGATGGAGAACGGGGACTCCTTGGGCGCGGGAggtgggggcggcggcggcgggggttGCGCGCTGGCGGTGCCGGGGGCGTCCGGCCCGGGCTCCGGCATGGTCCCCTCTCCTCCGGgtccccaggagggagggagcgggacaggcggccggccgggAGAGCAGGCGAGCGGCCGGAAATCAGACCATAAACGGAACTCAACTACGGGGCGAAAAGTAGGGGGCCGCCCCGGGCGCAAATCCAGCCGAGGGAGGGCGGGGTGAGGACCCAGCCGGGGCGGGCtcgcatgggggaggggtgtcGAGGGGCGGGGAGCGGCCCTGCCGCGGCACCGAGGGAGCAAGGCGGCTCGGCTGCGGCTGCAGCTCCCGGGGAGGAGGCAGCGAGAGCAGTCCCCGGCTAGGGGCTGCGTCAATCCGGCGCCGGATGCTAATGATGAAATCAAAATGTCATCCAAGTTAAATGCGGGGAGTATACGGCGATTGGGCGCGTACAATGGCAAATGGGATTAGGCAGGCGAAGGCTCAGCCGAGCCCCGGCCCCGCAGCCGCCTGCGCCACCGCCCCCTCCTCGCCTTCCCTCGGATTTTGGCGCTTTGGCTTCGGGCTATAAGAGCCCGCCTGTTATTGGCTTTATATAGTCCAATTAGGCAGCAAATGAGGACAAGCCTATTAGCACAAAAGGATATTGGCTCCCGCTAAAGAGGCACTCGGAGCGCTCCTGCGAGCGCTGGAGGCGAGCGAGGGACGTGGAGCAGGCGGCGCCCCTGGCCGGAGCGCACTGACAGCCGCGAGCCGGGACCCgcgcctccctctcccccctgcgGCTCACGGACCGGCTTCCCGCCGCCAGGCCTGCtggcggggggaggggtgggccaGGCCCGTCCGGGTCACTTCGGGGTTATCTGCGCTCACAGCTGCCGCTCCCCCGCCCCCTGGGACTCGGCAGGGACCCGCCGCCCCCACGCGGCTGGAGAGCCACGCAGC
This window contains:
- the HMX3 gene encoding homeobox protein HMX3; the protein is MPEPGPDAPGTASAQPPPPPPPPPAPKESPFSIKNLLNGDHHRPAPKPQPPPRTLFAPASAAAAAAAAAAAAAKGALEGAAGFALSQVGDLAFPRFEIPAQRFALPAHYLERSPAWWYPYTLTPAGGHLPRPEASEKALLRDSSPASGTDRDSPEPLLKADPDHKELDSKSPDEIILEESDSEEGKKEGEAAPGAAGANVGTAAATPGSEDWKKGAESPEKKPACRKKKTRTVFSRSQVFQLESTFDMKRYLSSSERAGLAASLHLTETQVKIWFQNRRNKWKRQLAAELEAANLSHAAAQRIVRVPILYHENSAAEGAAAAAAGAPVPVSQPLLTFPHPVYYSHPVVSSVPLLRPV